Proteins encoded in a region of the Takifugu flavidus isolate HTHZ2018 chromosome 10, ASM371156v2, whole genome shotgun sequence genome:
- the LOC130532918 gene encoding mucin-17: MDSHLASVLISGSLNVQNGSRCAEGPELVAEVSLESRGRSSPCSAPGNPQPCPVKAAVAIRRDALSITGKKPEVGGTCKPASQEESDIGGLKQPIAANPGVPVLCGRPIRLRCVVPPQRSRPITNSAISRTKDFPRSAFSSVGTLAQKNRNNIHICADGDEEERKEKHDSVKHELFRQAGRREKRPVKTDALNNKVSAHELETSFISSHSPVKLLSPQGIKEEMTEGSILETPLPQQEVDFQPCETSEEQTEPLDLSLPRKKERRGGRILDDSGCESLLIMEVDEYEGEGDRDTVEEDDEAVLRTDSTPQDALLSPFFSTSPAEEDTENLLLIDEQGIPYTLTPDGLKVPQVDVSGSEDPRPERDDSAEDEGRHSPSSDEHDLSQSLDTLAPSAEDHSSSPLPGTDTGSAPADAGQTQAPELFAITSCGPSQAAEPSFQSAQSHAVPCPPSGISAPSQPIQIFPNPPANAPLVFLSSPSSSLLSSAPLGLTLPIAVNQSASCSPTPMFLLLSSVPSSSGETTSTPIAVLDPSTGQLSKIDTASVPVSLPLPPSEVSDLSSPLPTISHPVIRLTPNNPPVIIPGVPNVSAGSVFTSFPPPPPPPALQNKLQSGSDVPLPSESNSSIPNSGCKAIVGGDAEEVSHISNEPLPSTASPPHASDGQSPATEPHFDFSGVHTQHLPLDDHLYFSNPAASPSPPAAPVLSPGKLNALDPLDPGSPSNMGPRRVLYCQLCPRVFFYLSDLERHAITHSQKKPHVCQQCGKAFKRSSHLQRHKHIHTGQRNFVCSICAKRFREAGELQRHQRVHTGEKPYQCQLCHTRFAERNTLRRHTKRKHPYHQVAMEMLNEGKGSVRGNEGGVLGMLEEEESAEWYSSTVSNLENSESEGES, from the exons ATGGATTCTCATTTGGCATCAGTCCTGATCAGTGGCAGTTTAAATGTCCAAAATGGCAGCCGGTGTGCAGAGGGACCCGAGCTGGTGGCAGAGGTTTCCCTGGAGTCAAGGGGAAGGAGCTCACCCTGCTCTGCACCAGGTAACCCCCAGCCCTGCCCTGTCAAAGCAGCAGTGGCCATCAGGCGAGATGCTCTGTCAATCACTGGGAAAAAGCCAGAAGTGGGCGGGACTTGTAAGCCAGCCTCTCAGGAAGAGAGCGACATTGGTGGGCTCAAGCAGCCAATCGCAGCGAATCCCGGAGTGCCTGTGCTGTGCGGCCGACCAATCAGACTCAGATGTGTTGTCCCCCCACAGCGCAGCAGACCAATCACAAACTCCGCCATCAGCCGAACCAAAGACTTTCCCCGTTCTGCTTTTTCATCTGTTGGAACCCTggcacagaaaaacagaaataacattCACATTTGTGCTGATGGGGacgaggaagagaggaaggaaaaacacgACAGTGTCAAACACGAATTGTTCCGCCAGGCAGGGAGACGGGAAAAACGGCCCGTAAAGACGGACGCCTTGAACAATAAAGTTTCTGCACACGAGTTGGAAACGTCTTTCATTTCTAGCCATAGTCCAGTAAAACTTCTGAGCCCGCAGGGCATTAAAGAAGAGATGACAGAGGGAAGCATCCTGGAGACACCTCTCCCTCAACAAGAGGTGGATTTCCAGCCGTGTGAGACATCTGAGGAACAGACGGAACCCCTGGACTTGAGTTTAccgaggaagaaagagaggcgGGGCGGACGCATCCTGGATGATTCTGGCTGCGAGAGTCTGCTGATCATGGAGGTCGACGAATACGAGGgtgaaggagacagagacacagtggAAGAAGATGACGAGGCTGTGCTGCGTACGGACTCCACGCCCCAGGACGCTCTCCTGTCCCCTTTCTTCTCTACCTCTCCGGCAGAGGAGGACACGGAAAACCTTCTTCTCATAGATGAGCAGGGAATCCCGTATACTCTCACTCCAGACGGGCTCAAAGTGCCGCAGGTGGATGTTTCGGGTTCGGAGGACCCTCGACCGGAGCGGGATGACTCAGCAGAGGACGAAGGCCGCCACTCGCCCTCTTCAGACGAACACGACCTCAGCCAAAGCTTAGACACGCTCGCGCCCTCTGCCGAAGatcactcctcctctccacttcctgggACGGACACCGGGTCGGCACCGGCCGACGCCGGGCAGACGCAGGCTCCAGAACTCTTCGCCATCACAAGCTGCGGGCCGTCTCAAGCGGCAGAGCCAAGTTTCCAGTCTGCTCAGTCTCATGCGGTTCCGTGTCCTCCCTCTGGAATATCAGCCCCCAGCCAGCCCATTCAGATCTTTCCAAACCCTCCTGCTAACGCTCCACTCGTCTTTctgtcctccccttcctcttctctgctaTCCTCAGCTCCTCTGGGTCTCACGCTCCCCATCGCGGTCAACCAGTCAGCTTCCTGTTCTCCCACCCCCATGTTTCTTCTCCTGTCTTCTGTGCCCTCTTCTTCCGGTGAGACTACCTCCACCCCGATCGCTGTCCTGGACCCCTCGACGGGCCAGTTGTCCAAGATCGATACGGCCTCGGTCCcggtctccctccctctgccccccagTGAGGTCAGCGACCTCAGTTCCCCTCTACCAACCATATCCCACCCGGTCATCAGGCTGACTCCCAATAACCCCCCTGTCATTATACCGGGAGTACCTAACGTGTCCGCTGGCTCTGTTTTTACCTCCTTCccgcctcccccacccccccctgcTCTCCAGAACAAGCTCCAGAGCGGCTCAGATGTTCCCCTCCCCTCCGAGAGCAACTCTTCCATTCCAAACTCGGGATGTAAAGCCATAGTTGGAGGTGATGCTGAAGAAGTGTCACACATAAGCAATGAGCCATTGCCCTCAACAGCGTCCCCCCCCCACGCCTCAGACGGCCAGTCACCAGCCACGGAGCCCCACTTTGACTTCTCGggcgtgcacacacagcacTTACCTCTGGACGACCATCTCTACTTCTCCAACCCCGCTGCGTCTCCCTCCCCCCCGGCTGCTCCCGTCCTCTCCCCTGGCAAACTCAACGCCCTGGACCCGCTGGACCCCGGGTCCCCCAGCAACATGGGCCCCCGCAGGGTGCTGTACTGCCAGCTGTGCCCGCGGGTCTTCTTTTACCTCTCCGACCTTGAGCGCCACGCAATCACACACTCGCAGAAGAAGCCCCACGTGTGCCAGCAGTGCGGCAAAGCCTTCAAACGCTCCAGCCATCTGCAG AGACACAAGCACATCCACACCGGCCAGAGGAACTTCGTGTGCTCCATCTGTGCCAAACGCTTCAGGGAGGCCGGCGAGCTGCAGCGCCATCAGAGGGTCCACACCGGAGAGAAGCCCTACCAGTGCCAGCTCTGCCACACGCGCTTCGCCGAGCGCAACACGCTTCGCCGCCACACCAAGCGCAAACACCCCTACCATCAAGTAGCCATGGAAATGCTGAACGAAGGAAAAGGAAGCGTTCGGGGAAACGAGGGCGGCGTGCTGGGgatgctggaggaagaggagagcgcGGAATGGTACAGCTCCACCGTGTCCAACCTGGAGAACTCCGAGTCGGAGGGAGAATCCTAA
- the si:dkeyp-69b9.3 gene encoding myocardin isoform X1, which translates to MTLLASERSLLIRSKFRSVLQLRIQNRRQSEINADPGLKSASPPQKPEKERPEALRRTDNGAAQKLPSSGLNPETAQERTVCGGQRQKKARHSQDLGERIPHLPGPVEHKQLLSLESGSASESTDVLKDDIASSPAEQRAFPKLPGFSPLAGLSGDQLRSEFSAVGPSLNHRPAPAQSGLTSLSATESIRQPLSVTLGDSNSMATTGRPNGSYMTSQNTLLLPKTARPPSPGYSSSLPTALNFSHLSRPRKPRDAKPKVKKLKYHQYIPPDQRGGSGNAGGGAKQKSPTANQYIDPASSSILKQQQVFLQLQILQNHQQLHQQLQPQQQITVVTSGDHSDLLKSSGAMPINLQHVPNTANQTSMDANPVPKSELLPADLDDLTVSELRQQLRKRGLPVSGTKPALLQRLRLFQLPRSCVTPAPLCQLGSSLEAVIPLTPLLPSSQSPSSSSSSRMDSPGSSPSQQMFITDRGIPNGILTDSPNGVPEGMLLSSGFSQAVPVTLSGDGGGLTNAVFLAPANTASGTPSPSLPMSCSSPLSCTTPLRSEMEQQREPSVEKKERLRSRSRNCALSPGDEVSKLCGNSLHPFLQQDPGCSKSKPEAEVYGGQPCDLIGQDFELPVQITASPVQALPCGIRSLEEELQEAIQKAQMDPAQSIDDILDEPLICVNYSPSDRKSPADSILTTSPLPPSLPAESQAPQQQNKDNNFLPSPLCSSLLLELPPSPAVINPSQVFPVPPPPPICTSPLPSTGPSRKRRAAALFDAAEWLETLTSGLRPLTPPVAPFVEQDFSLDSDLNVSRVLDLLIEKW; encoded by the exons ATGACACTGCTGGCATCGGAGAGGTCGCTCCTCATTCGGAGCAAGTTCCGCTCAG TCCTGCAGTTGAGGATTCAGAACCGAAGGCAGAGCGAGATCAATGCCGACCCTG GTTTGAAATCGGCTTCTCCTCCTCAAAAACCAGAGAAAGAGCGGCCCGAAGCTCTG CGTCGAACCGACAACGGCGCTGCTCAGaagctgccctctagtggtctgAACCCTGAAACTGCACAAG AAAGGACTGTCTGTGGCGGCCAAAGACAGAAGAAGGCTCGCCACTCGCAGGACCTCGGCGAGAGGATCCCCCACCTGCCAGGACCTGTGGAGCACAAACAGTTGCTCTCCCTGGAGAGCG GTTCTGCGTCTGAGTCGACTGATGTCCTCAAAGATGACATCGCCTCCTCACCTGCGGAACAGCGTGCTTTTCCCAAATTGCCCGGCTTTTCTCCGTTGGCGGGGCTCTCTGGTGACCAATTAAGGAGTGAATTCTCGGCTGTAGGTCCGTCCCTCAACCACAGACCTGCTCCTGCTCAG TCTGGTTTGACGTCGCTCTCGGCAACCGAAAGCATCAGACAACCACTGAGTGTAACACTCGGTGATTCAAACTCCATGGCAACCACTGGGCGACCAAATGGGAGCTATATGACCTCTCAGAACACACTCCTGCTGCCGAAG ACAGCCCGGCCCCCTAGCCCCGGCTACTCCTCTTCTCTGCCCACCGCCCTCAACTTCAGCCACCTCTCCCGTCCACGGAAACCCAGGGACGCCAAGCCAAAAGTGAAGAAACTCAAGTATCATCAGTACATTCCTCCAGATCAGAGAGGAGGGTCTGGGAATGCAG ggggaggagccaaacAAAAGAGCCCTACTGCTAACCAGTATATCGACCCAGCATCTTCCAGTATTCTAAAGCAACAGCAGGTTTTCCTCCAACTGCAgatcctccagaaccaccaacagctacaccagcagctccaaccaCAACAGCAGATCACTGTTGTAACCAG TGGAGATCACAGTGACCTGCTGAAGTCCTCTGGAGCCATGCCCATAAATCTCCAGCATGTTCCAAACACAGCAAACCAGACCTCTATGGATGCGAATCCTGTGCCCAAGTCTGAGCTTCTACCAGCAGATCTTGACGATCTGACG GTGTCAGAGTTGCGGCAGCAGCTGCGTAAGCGAGGCCTCCCCGTCTCCGGAACGAAGCCCGCTCTACTACAGCGCCTCCGCCTCTTTCAGCTTCCCCGCTCTTGTGTCACTCCAGCTCCCCTCTGCCAGCTGGGTAGCAGCCTGGAGGCCGTCATCCCCCTTACCCCACTGCTGCCATCAAGTCAGAGCCCCAGCTCAAGCTCCAGCTCAAGAATGGACTCCCCTGGTAGCAGCCCAAGCCAGCAAATGTTCATCACGGATCGGGGAATCCCTAATGGAATTCTCACAGATTCTCCAAACGGAGTTCCGGAGGGAATGCTCTTGTCAAGCGGTTTCTCGCAAGCTGTGCCGGTCACTTTGTCTGGCGATGGTGGCGGTCTTACCAACGCTGTCTTTTTGGCTCCGGCTAACACGGCCTCAGGAACCCCGAGTCCCAGTCTACCCATGTCGTGCTCCTCACCTCTGTCATGCACGACTCCACTGAGAAGCGAAATGGAGCAACAGAGGGAACCTAgtgtggagaagaaggagaggctGAGGAGCAGGTCAAGGAACTGCGCCCTCAGCCCCGGTGATGAGGTGAGCAAG CTTTGTGGAAATTCCCTCCATCCATTCCTGCAACAGGATCCTGGATGCTCAAAAAGCAAACCAGAAGCAGAG GTGTACGGCGGCCAACCTTGCGACCTGATTGGCCAGGATTTCGAGCTGCCGGTGCAGATAACAGCCAGCCCAGTTCAGGCCCTGCCTTGTGGTATTCGCAGCTTGGAGGAAGAACTCCAGGAGGCCATCCAGAAAGCACAG ATGGACCCTGCACAATCCATAGATGACATTTTGGATGAGCCGCTAATTTGTGTTA ACTACAGCCCCTCCGATCGTAAATCCCCGGCAGATTCCATCCTCACCACTTCACCTCTTCcaccttcacttcctgctgagTCTCAGGCTCCCCAGCAGCAGAACAAGGACAACAACTTCCTGCCGTCACCTCTGTGCTCCTCGCTCCTGCTTGAGCTCCCACCATCACCCGCCGTAATAAACCCCAGCCAGGTATTCCCGgtgcctcccccaccccccatctgcACCTCTCCCCTACCGTCCACCGGGCCATCCCGGAAACGACGGGCTGCCGCCCTTTTTGACGCCGCTGAATGGCTGGAAACCCTGACGTCGGGCCTCCGCCCTCTCACTCCTCCTGTGGCCCCTTTCGTCGAGCAAGATTTCAGCCTGGATTCAGATTTAAACGTCAGTCGGGTGCTGGATCTGTTGATAGAGAAGTGGTGA
- the si:dkeyp-69b9.3 gene encoding myocardin isoform X2: MTLLASERSLLIRSKFRSVLQLRIQNRRQSEINADPGLKSASPPQKPEKERPEALRRTDNGAAQKLPSSGLNPETAQERTVCGGQRQKKARHSQDLGERIPHLPGPVEHKQLLSLESGSASESTDVLKDDIASSPAEQRAFPKLPGFSPLAGLSGDQLRSEFSAVGPSLNHRPAPAQSGLTSLSATESIRQPLSVTLGDSNSMATTGRPNGSYMTSQNTLLLPKTARPPSPGYSSSLPTALNFSHLSRPRKPRDAKPKVKKLKYHQYIPPDQRGGSGNAGGGAKQKSPTANQYIDPASSSILKQQQVFLQLQILQNHQQLHQQLQPQQQITVVTSGDHSDLLKSSGAMPINLQHVPNTANQTSMDANPVPKSELLPADLDDLTVSELRQQLRKRGLPVSGTKPALLQRLRLFQLPRSCVTPAPLCQLGSSLEAVIPLTPLLPSSQSPSSSSSSRMDSPGSSPSQQMFITDRGIPNGILTDSPNGVPEGMLLSSGFSQAVPVTLSGDGGGLTNAVFLAPANTASGTPSPSLPMSCSSPLSCTTPLRSEMEQQREPSVEKKERLRSRSRNCALSPGDELCGNSLHPFLQQDPGCSKSKPEAEVYGGQPCDLIGQDFELPVQITASPVQALPCGIRSLEEELQEAIQKAQMDPAQSIDDILDEPLICVNYSPSDRKSPADSILTTSPLPPSLPAESQAPQQQNKDNNFLPSPLCSSLLLELPPSPAVINPSQVFPVPPPPPICTSPLPSTGPSRKRRAAALFDAAEWLETLTSGLRPLTPPVAPFVEQDFSLDSDLNVSRVLDLLIEKW, translated from the exons ATGACACTGCTGGCATCGGAGAGGTCGCTCCTCATTCGGAGCAAGTTCCGCTCAG TCCTGCAGTTGAGGATTCAGAACCGAAGGCAGAGCGAGATCAATGCCGACCCTG GTTTGAAATCGGCTTCTCCTCCTCAAAAACCAGAGAAAGAGCGGCCCGAAGCTCTG CGTCGAACCGACAACGGCGCTGCTCAGaagctgccctctagtggtctgAACCCTGAAACTGCACAAG AAAGGACTGTCTGTGGCGGCCAAAGACAGAAGAAGGCTCGCCACTCGCAGGACCTCGGCGAGAGGATCCCCCACCTGCCAGGACCTGTGGAGCACAAACAGTTGCTCTCCCTGGAGAGCG GTTCTGCGTCTGAGTCGACTGATGTCCTCAAAGATGACATCGCCTCCTCACCTGCGGAACAGCGTGCTTTTCCCAAATTGCCCGGCTTTTCTCCGTTGGCGGGGCTCTCTGGTGACCAATTAAGGAGTGAATTCTCGGCTGTAGGTCCGTCCCTCAACCACAGACCTGCTCCTGCTCAG TCTGGTTTGACGTCGCTCTCGGCAACCGAAAGCATCAGACAACCACTGAGTGTAACACTCGGTGATTCAAACTCCATGGCAACCACTGGGCGACCAAATGGGAGCTATATGACCTCTCAGAACACACTCCTGCTGCCGAAG ACAGCCCGGCCCCCTAGCCCCGGCTACTCCTCTTCTCTGCCCACCGCCCTCAACTTCAGCCACCTCTCCCGTCCACGGAAACCCAGGGACGCCAAGCCAAAAGTGAAGAAACTCAAGTATCATCAGTACATTCCTCCAGATCAGAGAGGAGGGTCTGGGAATGCAG ggggaggagccaaacAAAAGAGCCCTACTGCTAACCAGTATATCGACCCAGCATCTTCCAGTATTCTAAAGCAACAGCAGGTTTTCCTCCAACTGCAgatcctccagaaccaccaacagctacaccagcagctccaaccaCAACAGCAGATCACTGTTGTAACCAG TGGAGATCACAGTGACCTGCTGAAGTCCTCTGGAGCCATGCCCATAAATCTCCAGCATGTTCCAAACACAGCAAACCAGACCTCTATGGATGCGAATCCTGTGCCCAAGTCTGAGCTTCTACCAGCAGATCTTGACGATCTGACG GTGTCAGAGTTGCGGCAGCAGCTGCGTAAGCGAGGCCTCCCCGTCTCCGGAACGAAGCCCGCTCTACTACAGCGCCTCCGCCTCTTTCAGCTTCCCCGCTCTTGTGTCACTCCAGCTCCCCTCTGCCAGCTGGGTAGCAGCCTGGAGGCCGTCATCCCCCTTACCCCACTGCTGCCATCAAGTCAGAGCCCCAGCTCAAGCTCCAGCTCAAGAATGGACTCCCCTGGTAGCAGCCCAAGCCAGCAAATGTTCATCACGGATCGGGGAATCCCTAATGGAATTCTCACAGATTCTCCAAACGGAGTTCCGGAGGGAATGCTCTTGTCAAGCGGTTTCTCGCAAGCTGTGCCGGTCACTTTGTCTGGCGATGGTGGCGGTCTTACCAACGCTGTCTTTTTGGCTCCGGCTAACACGGCCTCAGGAACCCCGAGTCCCAGTCTACCCATGTCGTGCTCCTCACCTCTGTCATGCACGACTCCACTGAGAAGCGAAATGGAGCAACAGAGGGAACCTAgtgtggagaagaaggagaggctGAGGAGCAGGTCAAGGAACTGCGCCCTCAGCCCCGGTGATGAG CTTTGTGGAAATTCCCTCCATCCATTCCTGCAACAGGATCCTGGATGCTCAAAAAGCAAACCAGAAGCAGAG GTGTACGGCGGCCAACCTTGCGACCTGATTGGCCAGGATTTCGAGCTGCCGGTGCAGATAACAGCCAGCCCAGTTCAGGCCCTGCCTTGTGGTATTCGCAGCTTGGAGGAAGAACTCCAGGAGGCCATCCAGAAAGCACAG ATGGACCCTGCACAATCCATAGATGACATTTTGGATGAGCCGCTAATTTGTGTTA ACTACAGCCCCTCCGATCGTAAATCCCCGGCAGATTCCATCCTCACCACTTCACCTCTTCcaccttcacttcctgctgagTCTCAGGCTCCCCAGCAGCAGAACAAGGACAACAACTTCCTGCCGTCACCTCTGTGCTCCTCGCTCCTGCTTGAGCTCCCACCATCACCCGCCGTAATAAACCCCAGCCAGGTATTCCCGgtgcctcccccaccccccatctgcACCTCTCCCCTACCGTCCACCGGGCCATCCCGGAAACGACGGGCTGCCGCCCTTTTTGACGCCGCTGAATGGCTGGAAACCCTGACGTCGGGCCTCCGCCCTCTCACTCCTCCTGTGGCCCCTTTCGTCGAGCAAGATTTCAGCCTGGATTCAGATTTAAACGTCAGTCGGGTGCTGGATCTGTTGATAGAGAAGTGGTGA